A window of Hordeum vulgare subsp. vulgare chromosome 5H, MorexV3_pseudomolecules_assembly, whole genome shotgun sequence genomic DNA:
ATTTGGCCTAGCAATTCACTGAATTGTTGTTAACATATTCGTGCATCGATTGTTTTCTGTTCTTCCACATCTTACAAATGACTAATTGCAGAGAATTCTTGTGTTGTTTTTACTAGATGCTAGCCAGGTTTGCCACAGGCGCTTCTTTCAGCACCGACTGCAAGGGTGGGGGGAAGGAGAGCAATTCACGGTTTCTTCCTTTCATGATCCAGATGGCTTCTCATCTTGTAGATGGAAGTGCCAACCAGCAACGCCATGCGATGGCCAAGGCCATCTCTACTTACCTGTCCAGTTCTCTCTCAACTTCAGAATCTCCCAGTCGGGCTTCAGCTTCTCCCTCTGGAGCTCGGGGTAGTCCAGGGTCTCCGGAGGAAACTGTGCAGTTTATGATGGTCAATTCTCTGCTGTCCGAGTCTTATGAGAGCTGGTCGCAGCACCGCCCCGCTTTCCTGCAGAGGGGCATCTACCATGCTTACATGCAACACAAGCATGGGCGATCCACCCTCAAGGTTTCGGCCGAGTCGTCTTCCTCTGCGGCCCGGTCAGATGAAGGTTCGTCCGCTGATCCAAACGACGACGGCAAGAGGTTGTTTGCCATTGTCCAGTCGATGCTGGTGTACACTGGGTTGGTGGAGCAGCTGCAGCAATTCTTCAAGAAGGGCAAATCATCTGGGACTAGCAAGTCAAGCCAGAAAGACGAAGCAAGCAGCAAGTGGGAGTCGACGATGAAAGAAAGGCTGAGCAACATGAAGGAGATGGTGGGACTATCAAAGGACCTGCTCTCATGGCTGGACGACATGACCTCGTCTGAGGATTTGCAGGAGGCCTTTGACGTCATGGGGGCGCTGCCAGACGTGTTCTCCAGTGGGTACACGAAGTGTGACGATTTTGTCCGGGCTGCCATACAGGCTGGGAGGAGCTGAGCAGCCACTGTTTGTGTTCATATAAGGCACGACCCTTTTTGTTTTGTATGATGATGAGATAGAGGCAGCTTGTGTGTAGCAGCTGTAAACAGTCTAGCACTTGGAGACCAGCTGGTTAAACTTGTGTAATATTACGTCGTGGTATCGACGGCCTTCATTCTCAACATGCTCCTGTTGCCGCATTTTTTTTTAAGTTTCTTTCTGCTTTTGCTCGGGATTGTTTCGGATACGTGGCATGCCTATAAATGTGAAGTTGCTGAGCTGAATGAAATTGGTGGCAACGGCAGAAGATAATAGCCTCCCTGGTTGCACGTATTGAAAGCACCACCGAAACTTGGTTAACTAGTTGTTGGCTTGTAGTACGAGCTAGAAGATGGACGTACCCGTTCGGCTCTACGTTGCATGTAACGAATCGAACCACTCAAGCGCCAAGATTGGCGGCTGCAACAAGCCACCGCCTCAGAGATGGATGAGCAAGAAGCTCGGCCCATCCTTCATCATGCCTAGCGGCTGCAGCACTATAAATCTTGCGCTCGGCGTACATGTGCACGCAGCCACTGCCCATAGCAGGAACATGTCCTCTCTGCGCCCCGCCATGCCCGTGATCTTGGTCCTAGCGTATGCCGTCTTGGCACTGGCACTCAGCGAGGTCCCGGCGGTGATTGTGTTCGGCGACTCCACCGCGGACACCGGCAACAACAACTTCATCCAGACCGTAGCCAGGGGCAACCACCATCCATACGGGCGGGATTACGCCGGCGGCGTCGCCACCGGCCGCTTCTCCAACGGCCGCCTCCCCGCCGACTTCGTCTCCGAGGCGCTAGGCCTGCCGCCGTCCGTGCCGGCGTACCTCGACCCCGCCCACACCATCCACCATCTCGCCTCGGGCGTCAGCTTCGCCTCCGCCGGCGCCGGGCTGGACAACATAACCGCCCAAATCCCGGTAATTAACCATGCATACTACTCCAGTACAAGTTCAATTCTTCTCAGTTAAAAAAAAAAGTAAAGTTGAATTGGATGCGCGCATGCAGTCGGCGATGACCCTGAGCGAGCAGATCGACCACTTCCGGCAGTACACGGAGAGGCTGAGGCGGGCGAGAGGTGAGGCGGCGGCGCGCCACATCATCGCCGGCGCCCTCTACATCTTCAGCATCGGCGCGAGCGACTTCCTGCAGAACTACCTGGTGTTCCCGGTCAGGGGCTACAGCTTCACCCCGCCGGAGTACGAGGCGTACCTCGTGGGCGCCGCGGAGGCGGCCGTGCGCGCGGTGCACGGGCTCGGCGCGCGCGCGGTCACCTTCGCCGGCCTGCCGCCGCTGGGGTGCCTGCCGCTGGAGAGGGCCGTCAACCTCCACAGCCCCGGGGACTGCAACGGCATGTACAACATGGCAGCCGTGAGCTTCAACCGCAGGCTCGAGGGGATGCTGGGCAGGCTCGGCCGGGAGCTGCTGGGGGCGCGGGTGGCGTACGTCGACCAGTACGGCCTCCTGTCGGCCATGATCGCCAGGCCGTGGGAGTACGGCTTTGAGAACTCGGCCCAGGGATGCTGTGGCAGTGGCACGGCGGGGTATGTGGAGACGGGGGCGCTGTGGAGCTTGGACAGCGCGCTGACGTGCGACGACGCCGGCAAATACGTCTTCTTCGACGCCGTCCATCCGTCGGAGAGGGCGTACAGGATGATAGCCGGTGCAATCCTAAATGCCACGTCTCACTCGCGCTCGCACCGGTTCCGCTGACGCTTCGCTGAATTCGGACGCCTGATACAGCGATTTGGCGCCAAACCTCATTAGTTGTTTGTTTGTCTGTTTGGATAGCTTACCAGGACCGCAACTCTGCAAATGCTGGCTGATTCATCCGAGTGTTGGTGGAAGAACTTTTACACCtcatttgtctgtgtttgaaactTTAATCTCGTGTTCACACTTAAGTATTTGCTTCAAATCAACATTCTGTACTTTTTTTTTGAGACAATCTCGTGAAGCCTTTATTTATAACGTCGCAATGTTTACATGGACGAAAGTAAGATCATCCGGGTTGCCTAACCGTACGTGACGGCCAACACCAAGTGTAGGAGCATGTTTCGGTAAATTAGGAGCCTCGGTATTTCAGATACTAAATTCATGACTAAAAATGCAACAAGTAAAAAGATTAGAACGATCTCCGATTTCCCGAATAATCGCACCGGCCATAGTATTGCAACCTGAAGCAATATGGATTCTCTGTTTATAGAGATCATCTGCTAAAGACAACTTTGACTTTTTCTGGGAAAGAGACAACAATGAAAATGAGAAGCCATCTTGATCATGAAAGGAAGAAACCGTGAATTGCTCTTCTCCCCCCTTTATAGCGGACTGAGATCAGGTGACTTGCCCACAGGCAGTCACACTGTAACATGCGGGCATCTATCAGCCATCCATACCACATCCAATGGCCAGCAGTGATGTAAAGAGAAAAAGCTCCACACTAAAAGAAAACAGGGCATTTATAATTGAAATTAGAAGCTCTTGTACAGTTTCAACTAAGCATGCATCAGATCAGCCAAGTATGTTTCAACAAACTACATGCTGCCACTAGCAGTACTCAACATGTAAATTCCCCAGCAATAAGGCTTGCTACTGAGAAAATCA
This region includes:
- the LOC123399960 gene encoding GDSL esterase/lipase At2g42990-like, with the translated sequence MDVPVRLYVACNESNHSSAKIGGCNKPPPQRWMSKKLGPSFIMPSGCSTINLALGVHVHAATAHSRNMSSLRPAMPVILVLAYAVLALALSEVPAVIVFGDSTADTGNNNFIQTVARGNHHPYGRDYAGGVATGRFSNGRLPADFVSEALGLPPSVPAYLDPAHTIHHLASGVSFASAGAGLDNITAQIPSAMTLSEQIDHFRQYTERLRRARGEAAARHIIAGALYIFSIGASDFLQNYLVFPVRGYSFTPPEYEAYLVGAAEAAVRAVHGLGARAVTFAGLPPLGCLPLERAVNLHSPGDCNGMYNMAAVSFNRRLEGMLGRLGRELLGARVAYVDQYGLLSAMIARPWEYGFENSAQGCCGSGTAGYVETGALWSLDSALTCDDAGKYVFFDAVHPSERAYRMIAGAILNATSHSRSHRFR